In a single window of the Elaeis guineensis isolate ETL-2024a chromosome 6, EG11, whole genome shotgun sequence genome:
- the LOC105047424 gene encoding uncharacterized protein: MEEKMAMRERELIHGGVSLSDMVLGFFEGGEGNERGRDPFEGDGECSDEEGRENKVFWKTQHQLLQEALSRNSSVEAKVRLATEDAVKKMQSMGLVCICSNRMAKGCRNCALRHVTERLREAGYNSALCKSKWSRSLDIPSGEHSYVDVVMEAKNGKRNPIRVIIELNFRAEFEMARASEEYNHLVNCLPEVFVGRSEKLKNVIKIMCTAAKKCMKDNKMHLGPWRKHKYMQSKWLGTPERMPLTPGPSLPTAVSDRQPKLRASMLTFDLHRTAVEVI, encoded by the exons ATGGAGGAAAAGATGGCCATGAGAGAGAGGGAGTTGATACACGGTGGCGTAAGCCTTTCTGACATGGTGCTGGGGTTCTTTGAAGGAGGGGAAGGAAATGAACGGGGCCGTGACCCATTTGAAGGTGATGGTGAATGCAGCGATGAAGAGGGTAGAGAGAACAAAGTTTTCTGGAAGACGCAACACCAGCTCCTCCAA GAGGCCTTGTCTCGGAATAGCTCGGTGGAAGCAAAGGTACGGTTGGCTACAGAGGATGCCGTTAAGAAGATGCAATCCATGGGACTTGTCTGCATCTGCTCCAATCGAATGGCCAAGGGATGCCGGAATTGTGCACTAAGACACGTCACCGAAAGGCTCCGAGAAGCAGGATATAACAGCGCCCTTTGTAAGTCCAAGTGGAGCCGGTCCCTGGATATCCCCTCAG GGGAACACAGCTATGTAGACGTAGTGATGGAGGCAAAGAATGGGAAAAGAAACCCAATTAGAGTAATCATAGAGCTAAATTTCCGTGCGGAGTTTGAGATGGCAAGAGCCAGCGAGGAATACAACCACCTTGTAAACTGCCTCCCGGAGGTCTTCGTCGGCCGGTCGGAGAAGCTGAAGAATGTGATCAAGATCATGTGTACGGCAGCGAAGAAGTGCATGAAGGATAACAAGATGCACTTGGGGCCATGGAGGAAGCACAAGTACATGCAGTCTAAATGGCTTGGAACACCCGAGAGGATGCCATTGACTCCTGGGCCGTCCCTCCCAACTGCGGTATCCGACCGGCAACCAAAGCTTAGAGCTTCCATGCTGACCTTTGACCTGCACCGTACTGCTGTGGAAGTTATTTGA
- the LOC105047425 gene encoding protein SPA1-RELATED 4 isoform X1 has product MEGSEEASGWERSSTSRAPNTAPCVVSSGSLGPTAGPRDRSREEEELGRLLSCTEDGSFRPAGAAVAAAEEDVEEGGEVSLRVWLDRWRRPVDLLESLHVFRQIVEAVSLAHLQGVVVSNVRPSCFVLSPFNRVSFIESASCSPSGSDSCEDGSGADDKSRGRHRPSEQKGTAEAAAFERASDASCLRSGSAYVDEVEEKKAFPLKQILRMELHWYTSPEEASGGPSTFASDIYRLGVLLFELFCTFDSLDDKLGTMSNLRHRVFPPHLLRKWPKEASFCLLLLHPQPESRPKMSDILQSEFLNQPKDSLEEREAAIKLREEIEDQELLLEFLLQLQQRKQEAADRLHDTICFLSADMEEVLNQQSILKQKGGSYTESEKEEHSAINKVDQPLHYPAIGDDLSCSGSRKRFRPGIQNLNNEEHDNMIDAAPRSEIHPQIQEDFLSKSSRLMKNFKKLEAAYFSTRCRVVMPSSKPIINPLSSSGRGSVVRTEGSSVHDISSKEGHGGRKNEWINPFLEGLCKYLSFSKLKVKAELKQGDILSCSNLVCSLGFDRDKEFFAAAGVNRKIKIFECDMILNQDCDIHYPVVEMMSRSKLSCICWNNYIKNQIASSDFEGIVQVWDVTRGQVSVEMREHEKRVWSVDFSLADPTKLASGSDDGAVKLWNINQVGSIGTIRTKANVCSVQFQPDSACSLAIGSADHNIYCYDLRNMRMPFYTLVGHTKTVSYVKYLHASSIVSASTDNSLKLWDLSTSTSRMLDNPLQTFTGHTNVKNFVGLSICDGYIATGSETNEVFVYHKAFPMPVLSYRFSTTDPISGQEVDDTSQFISCVCWRGQSSTLLAANSSGNIRLLEMV; this is encoded by the exons ATGGAGGGCTCGGAGGAGGCGTCGGGCTGGGAAAGGTCCTCCACTTCCCGGGCCCCCAATACCGCCCCCTGCGTCGTCTCGAGCGGCAGCTTGGGCCCCACGGCCGGCCCGAGAGACAGGtcgagggaggaggaggagctggGCCGCCTGCTGTCCTGCACCGAGGACGGGAGCTTTCGGCCGGCCGGCGCAGCGGTGGCAGCGGCGGAGGAGGATGTGGAGGAGGGCGGGGAGGTGAGCCTGAGGGTGTGGTTGGACCGGTGGAGGCGGCCGGTGGACCTCCTTGAGAGCCTCCACGTCTTCCGGCAGATCGTCGAGGCGGTGAGCCTCGCCCACTTGCAGGGCGTCGTCGTCAGCAACGTCCGCCCCTCCTGCTTCGTTCTATCTCCCTTCAACCGTGTCTCCTTTATCGAGTCCGCCTCCTGCTCCCCCTCCGGCTCCGATTCCTGCGAGGATGGCAGCGGCGCAGACGATAAGTCCCGTGGCCGACATCGGCCATCAGAGCAAAAAGGGACTGCCGAGGCCGCCGCCTTCGAGAGGGCGTCGGACGCCAGCTGCCTGCGCTCGGGCTCAGCGTATGTCGATGAGGTGGAGGAGAAAAAGGCATTTCCTTTGAAGCAGATACTGCGCATGGAGTTGCATTGGTATACGAGCCCGGAGGAAGCCAGTGGCGGTCCAAGTACGTTCGCCTCGGATATCTATCGATTGGGTGTTCTTCTATTTGAG CTGTTCTGCACGTTCGACTCATTGGATGACAAGCTTGGGACCATGTCCAACTTGAGACATCGTGTTTTTCCCCCTCACCTGCTGCGCAAGTGGCCAAAGGAAGCTTCTTTTTGCTTGTTGTTGTTGCACCCTCAGCCGGAAAGCCGACCAAAGATGAG TGACATATTACAAAGTGAGTTCCTAAATCAACCAAAAGATAGTTTGGAAGAGCGTGAAGCAGCAATTAAGTTGAGAGAGGAGATAGAAGATCAAGAATTACTCCTGGAGTTTCTTTTGCAGTTGCAGCAAAGAAAACAGGAAGCTGCTGATAGATTGCATGATACAATCTGTTTTCTCTCTGCTGACATGGAAGAGGTTCTAAACCAGCAGTCAATTCTCAAGCAGAAAGGAGGCTCCTATACAGAATCAGAGAAAGAGGAGCATTCAGCTATAAATAAAGTGGACCAACCTTTGCATTATCCTGCAATAGGTGACGACTTATCCTGCTCTGGTTCCAGAAAACGCTTCAGACcgggaattcaaaatttaaataatgAGGAGCATGATAATATGATTGATGCAGCTCCAAGATCAGAGATACACCCTCAGATTCAGGAAGATTTTCTGTCAAAGAGTTCTCGATTGATGAAGAACTTCAAAAAATTGGAAGCAGCTTATTTCTCAACAAGATGCAGGGTGGTGATGCCATCAAGCAAACCCATAATTAATCCACTTTCTAGTAGTGGGAGAGGATCAGTTGTTAGGACTGAAGGAAGCTCAGTACATGATATTTCTTCTAAAGAGGGCCACGGTGGAAGAAAGAATGAATGGATAAATCCATTTCTTGAGGGCTTATGCAAGTATCTGTCATTCAGCAAATTGAAAGTTAAGGCTGAACTAAAGCAAGGAGATATTTTAAGTTGTTCAAATCTAGTATGCTCCTTGGGTTTTGATCGGGATAAAGAATTTTTTGCAGCTGCTGGTGTAAATAGGAAGATTAAAATCTTTGAATGTGATatgattctaaatcaagattgtgATATTCATTATCCTGTAGTTGAAATGATGAGTAGGTCAAAACTAAGTTGTATTTGTTGGAATAATTATATCAAGAACCAGATAGCTTCAAGTGACTTTGAAGGTATAGTGCAG GTTTGGGATGTTACAAGAGGCCAAGTTTCGGTGGAAATGAGGGAGCATGAGAAGCGTGTATGGTCTGTGGACTTTTCACTTGCCGATCCAACAAAGTTGGCTAGTGGAAGCGATGATGGTGCAGTGAAGCTGTGGAATATCAATCAG GTTGGAAGCATTGGTACAATCAGAACGAAGGCAAATGTGTGCTCTGTTCAGTTCCAACCTGATTCTGCATGCTCACTAGCAATTGGTTCAGCAGATCATAATATCTATTGTTATGATCTTCGTAACATGAGAATGCCTTTTTATACATTAGTTGGTCACACTAAGACTGTGAGCTATGTGAAGTATTTACATGCATCAAGTATTGTATCTGCATCCACTGACAACTCATTGAAGCTCTGGGACTTGTCTACAAGTACATCAAGGATGCTCGACAACCCTCTTCAGACCTTCACAGGGCATACAAATGTAAAG AATTTTGTTGGTCTATCTATATGTGATGGATACATTGCTACAGGCTCAGAAACCAATGAG GTTTTTGTGTATCACAAAGCGTTTCCTATGCCGGTCTTGTCGTATAGATTCAGTACGACAGACCCCATATCTGGCCAGGAGGTTGATGACACATCGCAGTTCATTTCATGTGTCTGCTGGCGTGGCCAATCTTCCACATTGCTTGCCGCAAATTCTAGTGGGAACATCAGACTTTTGGAGATGGTATGA
- the LOC105047425 gene encoding protein SPA1-RELATED 3 isoform X2 codes for MEGSEEASGWERSSTSRAPNTAPCVVSSGSLGPTAGPRDRSREEEELGRLLSCTEDGSFRPAGAAVAAAEEDVEEGGEVSLRVWLDRWRRPVDLLESLHVFRQIVEAVSLAHLQGVVVSNVRPSCFVLSPFNRVSFIESASCSPSGSDSCEDGSGADDKSRGRHRPSEQKGTAEAAAFERASDASCLRSGSAYVDEVEEKKAFPLKQILRMELHWYTSPEEASGGPSTFASDIYRLGVLLFELFCTFDSLDDKLGTMSNLRHRVFPPHLLRKWPKEASFCLLLLHPQPESRPKMSDILQSEFLNQPKDSLEEREAAIKLREEIEDQELLLEFLLQLQQRKQEAADRLHDTICFLSADMEEVLNQQSILKQKGGSYTESEKEEHSAINKVDQPLHYPAIGDDLSCSGSRKRFRPGIQNLNNEEHDNMIDAAPRSEIHPQIQEDFLSKSSRLMKNFKKLEAAYFSTRCRVVMPSSKPIINPLSSSGRGSVVRTEGSSVHDISSKEGHGGRKNEWINPFLEGLCKYLSFSKLKVKAELKQGDILSCSNLVCSLGFDRDKEFFAAAGVNRKIKIFECDMILNQDCDIHYPVVEMMSRSKLSCICWNNYIKNQIASSDFEGIVQVWDVTRGQVSVEMREHEKRVWSVDFSLADPTKLASGSDDGAVKLWNINQAILFFHLVLEALVQSERRQMCALFSSNLILHAH; via the exons ATGGAGGGCTCGGAGGAGGCGTCGGGCTGGGAAAGGTCCTCCACTTCCCGGGCCCCCAATACCGCCCCCTGCGTCGTCTCGAGCGGCAGCTTGGGCCCCACGGCCGGCCCGAGAGACAGGtcgagggaggaggaggagctggGCCGCCTGCTGTCCTGCACCGAGGACGGGAGCTTTCGGCCGGCCGGCGCAGCGGTGGCAGCGGCGGAGGAGGATGTGGAGGAGGGCGGGGAGGTGAGCCTGAGGGTGTGGTTGGACCGGTGGAGGCGGCCGGTGGACCTCCTTGAGAGCCTCCACGTCTTCCGGCAGATCGTCGAGGCGGTGAGCCTCGCCCACTTGCAGGGCGTCGTCGTCAGCAACGTCCGCCCCTCCTGCTTCGTTCTATCTCCCTTCAACCGTGTCTCCTTTATCGAGTCCGCCTCCTGCTCCCCCTCCGGCTCCGATTCCTGCGAGGATGGCAGCGGCGCAGACGATAAGTCCCGTGGCCGACATCGGCCATCAGAGCAAAAAGGGACTGCCGAGGCCGCCGCCTTCGAGAGGGCGTCGGACGCCAGCTGCCTGCGCTCGGGCTCAGCGTATGTCGATGAGGTGGAGGAGAAAAAGGCATTTCCTTTGAAGCAGATACTGCGCATGGAGTTGCATTGGTATACGAGCCCGGAGGAAGCCAGTGGCGGTCCAAGTACGTTCGCCTCGGATATCTATCGATTGGGTGTTCTTCTATTTGAG CTGTTCTGCACGTTCGACTCATTGGATGACAAGCTTGGGACCATGTCCAACTTGAGACATCGTGTTTTTCCCCCTCACCTGCTGCGCAAGTGGCCAAAGGAAGCTTCTTTTTGCTTGTTGTTGTTGCACCCTCAGCCGGAAAGCCGACCAAAGATGAG TGACATATTACAAAGTGAGTTCCTAAATCAACCAAAAGATAGTTTGGAAGAGCGTGAAGCAGCAATTAAGTTGAGAGAGGAGATAGAAGATCAAGAATTACTCCTGGAGTTTCTTTTGCAGTTGCAGCAAAGAAAACAGGAAGCTGCTGATAGATTGCATGATACAATCTGTTTTCTCTCTGCTGACATGGAAGAGGTTCTAAACCAGCAGTCAATTCTCAAGCAGAAAGGAGGCTCCTATACAGAATCAGAGAAAGAGGAGCATTCAGCTATAAATAAAGTGGACCAACCTTTGCATTATCCTGCAATAGGTGACGACTTATCCTGCTCTGGTTCCAGAAAACGCTTCAGACcgggaattcaaaatttaaataatgAGGAGCATGATAATATGATTGATGCAGCTCCAAGATCAGAGATACACCCTCAGATTCAGGAAGATTTTCTGTCAAAGAGTTCTCGATTGATGAAGAACTTCAAAAAATTGGAAGCAGCTTATTTCTCAACAAGATGCAGGGTGGTGATGCCATCAAGCAAACCCATAATTAATCCACTTTCTAGTAGTGGGAGAGGATCAGTTGTTAGGACTGAAGGAAGCTCAGTACATGATATTTCTTCTAAAGAGGGCCACGGTGGAAGAAAGAATGAATGGATAAATCCATTTCTTGAGGGCTTATGCAAGTATCTGTCATTCAGCAAATTGAAAGTTAAGGCTGAACTAAAGCAAGGAGATATTTTAAGTTGTTCAAATCTAGTATGCTCCTTGGGTTTTGATCGGGATAAAGAATTTTTTGCAGCTGCTGGTGTAAATAGGAAGATTAAAATCTTTGAATGTGATatgattctaaatcaagattgtgATATTCATTATCCTGTAGTTGAAATGATGAGTAGGTCAAAACTAAGTTGTATTTGTTGGAATAATTATATCAAGAACCAGATAGCTTCAAGTGACTTTGAAGGTATAGTGCAG GTTTGGGATGTTACAAGAGGCCAAGTTTCGGTGGAAATGAGGGAGCATGAGAAGCGTGTATGGTCTGTGGACTTTTCACTTGCCGATCCAACAAAGTTGGCTAGTGGAAGCGATGATGGTGCAGTGAAGCTGTGGAATATCAATCAGGCAATTCTATTCTTCCACTTGGT GTTGGAAGCATTGGTACAATCAGAACGAAGGCAAATGTGTGCTCTGTTCAGTTCCAACCTGATTCTGCATGCTCACTAG